In Helianthus annuus cultivar XRQ/B chromosome 3, HanXRQr2.0-SUNRISE, whole genome shotgun sequence, a single window of DNA contains:
- the LOC110930778 gene encoding polyadenylate-binding protein-interacting protein 11 isoform X1, whose translation MAVVENGVSNNHVESNDVDRSESVRVSRSNDRNQTNGVLNSHKSDEDLGFKKEIRDLEEMLSKLNPMAEEFVPPSLSNNNAYNHINNININGVVLQSPPPPPPPAAAAAQFGYGVVNEFMMQSNHTGFGNINGVSTGRKKGNYGNGKRRLNSRTNMAQQEDAIKRTIHVSDIDQQVTEEQLAALFVSCGQVVDCRVCGDPNSVLRFAFIEFTDEEGAKNALSLAGTMLGYYPLRVLPSKTAIAPVNPTFLPRSEDEREMCARTIYCTNIDKKVTQADVKLFFETFCGEVYRLRLLGDYHHSSRIAFVEFVMAESAIAALNCSGAVLGSLPIRVSPSKTPVRPRTTRPTMN comes from the exons ATGGCGGTTGTTGAGAACGGTGTGTCGAATAATCACGTCGAATCCAACGATGTTGACCGGTCAGAGTCGGTTAGGGTTTCTAGGTCAAATGATAGGAATCAGACAAACGGTGTATTGAATAGTCACAAAAGTGATGAGGATTTAGGTTTTAAGAAAGAAATTAGGGATTTGGAAGAAATGCTTTCCAAATTGAACCCTATGGCTGAAGAATTTGTGCCTCCTTCACTGTCAAACAACAATGCTTATAAtcatattaataatattaatattaatggaGTTGTActgcaatcaccaccaccaccaccaccacctgctgctgctgctgctcaaTTTGGTTATGGTGTTGTTAATGAATTCATGATGCAAAGTAACCATACAGGCTTTGGTAACATCAATGGTGTTTCAACTGGAAGG AAGAAGGGGAATTATGGTAATGGGAAGAGGAGGTTGAATAGCCGAACTAACATGGCGCAACAAGAGGATGCGATTAAGAGAACGATACATGTATCTGACATTGATCAGCAG GTTACTGAAGAACAACTTGCAGCGCTTTTTGTTAGCTGTGGGCAG GTTGTTGATTGCCGTGTATGTGGTGACCCTAATTCTGTTCTTCGTTTTGCTTTTATAGAGTTTACAGATGAGG AAGGGGCAAAGAATGCATTAAGTCTTGCTGGGACAATGCTCGGGTACTATCCACTTAGGGTTCTGCCTTCGAAAACCGCAATTGCACCTGTTAATCCAACTTTTCTTCCCCGG TCTGAGGATGAAAGGGAAATGTGTGCAAGGACTATTTATTGTACTAACATTGATAAAAAGGTTACTCAGGCAGATGTCAAACTCTTCTTTGAAACATTTTGTGGAGAG GTTTACAGGTTGAGATTGCTTGGAGACTATCATCATTCATCTCGTATTGCGTTTGTGGAGTTTGTGATG GCTGAGAGTGCAATTGCAGCTTTGAACTGTAGTGGGGCAGTATTGGGGTCATTGCCAATAAG GGTAAGCCCTTCAAAGACACCTGTCCGTCCACGTACAACTCGCCCTACCATGAACTGA
- the LOC110930778 gene encoding polyadenylate-binding protein-interacting protein 11 isoform X2, translating to MAVVENGVSNNHVESNDVDRSESVRVSRSNDRNQTNGVLNSHKSDEDLGFKKEIRDLEEMLSKLNPMAEEFVPPSLSNNNAYNHINNININGVVLQSPPPPPPPAAAAAQFGYGVVNEFMMQSNHTGFGNINGVSTGRKGNYGNGKRRLNSRTNMAQQEDAIKRTIHVSDIDQQVTEEQLAALFVSCGQVVDCRVCGDPNSVLRFAFIEFTDEEGAKNALSLAGTMLGYYPLRVLPSKTAIAPVNPTFLPRSEDEREMCARTIYCTNIDKKVTQADVKLFFETFCGEVYRLRLLGDYHHSSRIAFVEFVMAESAIAALNCSGAVLGSLPIRVSPSKTPVRPRTTRPTMN from the exons ATGGCGGTTGTTGAGAACGGTGTGTCGAATAATCACGTCGAATCCAACGATGTTGACCGGTCAGAGTCGGTTAGGGTTTCTAGGTCAAATGATAGGAATCAGACAAACGGTGTATTGAATAGTCACAAAAGTGATGAGGATTTAGGTTTTAAGAAAGAAATTAGGGATTTGGAAGAAATGCTTTCCAAATTGAACCCTATGGCTGAAGAATTTGTGCCTCCTTCACTGTCAAACAACAATGCTTATAAtcatattaataatattaatattaatggaGTTGTActgcaatcaccaccaccaccaccaccacctgctgctgctgctgctcaaTTTGGTTATGGTGTTGTTAATGAATTCATGATGCAAAGTAACCATACAGGCTTTGGTAACATCAATGGTGTTTCAACTGGAAGG AAGGGGAATTATGGTAATGGGAAGAGGAGGTTGAATAGCCGAACTAACATGGCGCAACAAGAGGATGCGATTAAGAGAACGATACATGTATCTGACATTGATCAGCAG GTTACTGAAGAACAACTTGCAGCGCTTTTTGTTAGCTGTGGGCAG GTTGTTGATTGCCGTGTATGTGGTGACCCTAATTCTGTTCTTCGTTTTGCTTTTATAGAGTTTACAGATGAGG AAGGGGCAAAGAATGCATTAAGTCTTGCTGGGACAATGCTCGGGTACTATCCACTTAGGGTTCTGCCTTCGAAAACCGCAATTGCACCTGTTAATCCAACTTTTCTTCCCCGG TCTGAGGATGAAAGGGAAATGTGTGCAAGGACTATTTATTGTACTAACATTGATAAAAAGGTTACTCAGGCAGATGTCAAACTCTTCTTTGAAACATTTTGTGGAGAG GTTTACAGGTTGAGATTGCTTGGAGACTATCATCATTCATCTCGTATTGCGTTTGTGGAGTTTGTGATG GCTGAGAGTGCAATTGCAGCTTTGAACTGTAGTGGGGCAGTATTGGGGTCATTGCCAATAAG GGTAAGCCCTTCAAAGACACCTGTCCGTCCACGTACAACTCGCCCTACCATGAACTGA
- the LOC110930777 gene encoding PH, RCC1 and FYVE domains-containing protein 1, with translation MSSDVSRTGGQVERDIEQAITALKKGAYLLKYGRRGKPKFCPFRLANDESILIWFSGKEEKQLRLSHVTRIVSGQRTPIFQRYPRPEKEYQSFSLIYNDRSLDLICKDKDEAEVWFSGLKALISRGHQRNWRTEPRSDEIPSEASPRTYTQRSSPLHSPFGSGSSSQKDTIDQLSLHSPFGSPPKNGLDKTFSDEIIYKLPPKGFFAPISTNGSTYSVSSGGSDSMHNHLRGMGVDAFRVSLSSAVSSSSHGSGHDDGDALGDVFIWGECTGDGVVGGGPHKASNCLGTKIDSLLPKALESAVVLDVQNVACGGRHAALVTKQGEMFSWGEELGGRLGHGIDSDVLHPKLIDSLSNTNIELIACGEYHTCAVTLSGDLYTWGEGHFGILGHGNEVSHWVPKRVNGPLEGIHVSFISCGPWHTAVVTSSGQLFTFGDGTFGVLGHGDCKGVSIPREVESLKGLRTVRAACGVWHTAAVVEVMVGNSSSSNCSSGKLFTWGDGDKGRLGHGDKESKLVPTCVAALVEPNFCQVACGHSMTIALTTSGHVYTMGSPVYGQLGNPKADGKAPYCVEGKLSKSFVEEIACGAHHVAVLTSRTEVYTWGKGANGRLGHGDTEDRNYPTLVEALKDKQVKGIACGTNFTAAICLHKWVSGIDQSMCSGCRLPFNFKRKRHNCYNCGLVFCHSCSSKKSLRASMAPNPNKPYRVCDNCFNKLKKASENDGSSHSSVSRRGSINPGLNEQNEKNDNLELRSRPRLDRLASMEPLRPTENYSSRRNKKLEFNSSRVSPIPSGNSQWGGLSISKSFNPVFGSSKKFFSASVPGSRIVSRATSPVSRRPSPPPRSTTPTPTLAGLSSPKIVVDDAKRTNDNLNQEVTSLRAQVENLTRKIKLQEIELERTSKQLKEAMTIAGEETSKCKAAKEVIKSLTAQLKDMAERLPVGAARDLKSPSFTSFSSNLASSDVLLNALVDQPNGQGQTPSYKEPDSSGTNTPLVLNGSSSIINRGSAQNKAVQSEAAARNGNRSKDGEDEWVEQDEPGVYITLTSLPGGIIDLKRVRFSRKRFSEKQAEQWWAENRARVYQRYNVRVVDKSSIGVASDDLAQ, from the exons ATGAGTTCGGATGTTAGTAGGACCGGAGGGCAAGTTGAAAGGGACATTGAGCAG GCCATTACTGCTTTAAAAAAAGGGGCTTATCTTCTCAAGTATGGAAGAAGGGGGAAACCTAAGTTTTGTCCCTTCAGGCTGGCTAAT GATGAGTCTATTCTTATATGGTTTTCTGGGAAAGAGGAAAAACAACTAAGACTAAGTCATGTCACCAGAATTGTATCAGGGCAACGAACT CCAATCTTTCAAAGGTACCCACGGCCTGAGAAGGAGTATCAATCGTTTTCGCTAATATACAACGATAGGTCTCTGGATTTG ATCTGTAAGGATAAAGATGAAGCTGAGGTATGGTTTAGTGGCCTTAAGGCGCTAATATCACGTGGTCATCAAAGAAATTGGAGAACTGAACCAAGAAGTGATGAAATCCCATCTGAAGCTAGTCCCAGAACATACACACAAAGAAGCTCTCCTTTACATTCTCCATTTGGTAGCGGCAGTAGCTCACAAAAG GACACTATTGATCAGCTCAGCCTACACAGTCCATTCGGAAGCCCTCCAAAAAATGGTCTAGACAAAACATTTTCAGACGAGATTATATACAAGCTTCCTCCAAAGGGTTTCTTCGCACCCATTTCCACAAACGGTTCGACATATTCAGTTTCGTCTGGCGGGTCAGACAGCATGCACAACCACTTAAGGGGAATGGGCGTAGACGCCTTCAGAGTCAGCTTATCTAGTGCTGTGAGCTCATCAAGTCATGGTTCTGGCCACGATGACGGAGACGCGTTAGGGGATGTTTTCATTTGGGGTGAATGCACCGGTGACGGTGTTGTAGGTGGTGGACCCCACAAAGCCAGCAATTGTCTCGGTACAAAAATTGATTCTTTGTTACCTAAAGCCTTGGAATCTGCAGTAGTCCTCGATGTTCAAAACGTTGCTTGCGGCGGAAGGCATGCTGCATTAGTTACAAAACAAGGAGAAATGTTTTCTTGGGGTGAAGAGTTAGGCGGTAGGCTAGGGCACGGGATCGATTCAGACGTTTTACATCCAAAGTTGATCGATTCCCTTAGCAATACAAACATCGAGCTTATAGCGTGCGGCGAGTATCACACGTGCGCCGTTACCCTTTCCGGTGATCTCTACACATGGGGTGAAGGGCATTTTGGGATTTTGGGACATGGGAATGAAGTTAGCCATTGGGTTCCAAAGAGAGTAAACGGTCCATTAGAAGGTATTCACGTTTCCTTTATATCATGTGGGCCATGGCATACAGCTGTCGTGACGTCATCCGGTCAGCTTTTCACTTTTGGTGACGGGACTTTCGGTGTTTTAGGACACGGTGATTGTAAAGGTGTTTCGATACCACGAGAAGTCGAGTCACTAAAAGGACTACGTACCGTACGAGCCGCTTGTGGCGTTTGGCATACCGCTGCAGTTGTAGAAGTTATGGTTGGTAATTCGAGTTCCAGTAATTGTTCTTCAGGAAAACTGTTTACATGGGGAGATGGTGATAAAGGTCGATTAGGGCATGGTGATAAAGAAAGTAAATTAGTACCAACTTGTGTTGCTGCACTCGTGGAGCCGAATTTCTGCCAGGTGGCGTGTGGACATAGCATGACTATCGCCCTTACCACTTCCGGTCACGTGTATACGATGGGCAGTCCCGTTTACGGTCAACTTGGAAACCCTAAAGCTGACGGGAAGGCCCCGTATTGCGTTGAGGGTAAGCTTTCCAAGAGTTTTGTAGAGGAAATAGCTTGTGGGGCCCATCATGTTGCGGTGTTAACTTCAAGAACAGAAGTTTATACATGGGGAAAAGGAGCTAATGGTCGATTAGGTCATGGAGATACAGAAGACAGAAATTATCCGACTTTAGTAGAAGCTTTAAAAGATAAACAAGTTAAAGGTATTGCTTGTGGTACTAATTTTACTGCAGCTATATGTCTTCATAAATGGGTTTCGGGAATCGATCAGTCTATGTGTTCGGGGTGCCGTTTACCGTTTAATTTCAAAAGAAAACGCCACAACTGTTACAATTGTGGTCTTGTTTTCTGTCATTCATGCAGTAGCAAGAAGTCACTCAGGGCATCTATGGCACCGAATCCCAACAAACCGTATCGCGTTTGTGATAATTGTTTCAATAAACTGAAGAAAGCTAGTGAAAACGATGGCTCCTCACACTCTTCTGTGAGTAGAAGAGGAAGTATAAATCCAGGTTTAAATGAGCAAAATGAAAAAAATGATAATTTGGAATTACGATCTCGTCCTCGTCTAGACAGATTAGCTTCAATGGAACCATTGAGACCAACCGAAAACTATTCATCTAGAAGAAACAAAAAACTAGAGTTTAATAGCAGCCGTGTGTCGCCTATTCCTTCTGGAAACTCTCAATGGGGAGGTCTCAGTATCTCCAAGTCTTTTAATCCAGTTTTCGGTTCTTCTAAAAAGTTTTTCTCGGCTTCCGTCCCGGGCTCGAGAATTGTTTCTCGGGCCACATCACCTGTATCCAGGCGGCCCAGTCCGCCACCTCGGTCCACCACGCCAACACCAACTTTGGCTGGACTATCTTCACCCAAGATCGTCGTGGATGATGCTAAGAGGACCAATGATAACCTAAACCAAGAAGTTACTTCACTAAGAGCACAG GTTGAAAATCTTACCCGTAAAATCAAACTTCAAGAAATAGAATTGGAAAGAACTTCTAAACAGTTGAAGGAGGCAATGACAATTGCAGGAGAGGAAACCTCAAAATGCAAGGCAGCAAAAGAAGTGATCAAATCACTTACCGCACAA CTCAAAGACATGGCAGAAAGGCTGCCAGTGGGAGCTGCACGCGACCTTAAATCTCCTTCCTTCACATCTTTCAGTTCTAATCTTGCTTCAAGTGATGTCTTATTAAATGCTTTAGTTGACCAGCCGAATGGTCAAGGTCAAACACCATCATATAAAGAACCTGATTCAAGTGGTACAAACACCCCATTAGTATTAAATGGATCAAGCTCTATCATAAACCGCGGGTCAGCCCAGAACAAAGCGGTTCAATCAGAAGCAGCAGCGAGAAATGGTAATAGAAGCAAAGACGGTGAAGATGAATGGGTTGAACAAGACGAACCCGGTGTTTATATTACACTAACGTCTTTGCCTGGAGGTATTATAGATCTTAAGCGGGTCCGCTTCAG CCGGAAACGATTCAGTGAGAAACAAGCAGAGCAGTGGTGGGCTGAGAATCGTGCCAGAGTTTATCAGCGATATAATGTCCGAGTGGTTGATAAATCAAGCATAGGCGTTGCAAGCGATGACCTGGCACAGTGA